A single region of the Oryzias latipes chromosome 21, ASM223467v1 genome encodes:
- the snx4 gene encoding sorting nexin-4 has protein sequence MIMADSGSSEEVAVIGNTDITSTESENNIINTMVERGTSLLKKMEINVAEAEKRTGKNTVNMQETYTVYLIEIRPAESVTEGGTPAAPDTLWRRYSEFELLRTYLLVTYPFIIIPPLPEKRAEFVWHKLSADNLDPDFVERRRVGLENFLLRVASHHVLSNDKIFFLFLTEEKGWREAVLDTGFQDKVDSRLKSVSAMLRVKNPDKRFTALKQYSDELNTVVSQLLRVRARVADRLYGVYKVHGNYGRVFSEWSAIEREMGDGLQSAGHHMDTYAASIDDILEEEEHYADQLKEYLFYTDAVRSVCKKHELMQYELEMASQDLAYKKQQKEELVTGTVRVFSLKGMTSKLFGSETQEQRESRLSAIEQSIEEGVEAVMEKNTECRDFVSAAWEDIERFKEQKDKDLREALISYAIMQISMCKKGIQVWSNAKDCFNKM, from the exons ATGATCATGGCAGACTCTGGAAGTAGCGAAGAAGTAGCCGTGATTGGCAACACCGACATTACTTCAACGGAGTCAGAGAACAACATCATAAACACG ATGGTGGAGAGAGGAACATCTCTGCTAAAGAAAATGGAGATAAATGTGGCCGAGGCTGAAAAGAGAACAGGGAAGAACACCGTCAATATGCAGGAAACCTACACAGTCTACCTCATAGAAATACG ACCAGCTGAATCTGTCACAGAAGGAGGTACACCAGCTGCACCTGACACTCTGTGGAGACGCTACAGTGAGTTTGAGCTGCTCAGAACTTACCTCCTGGTCACTTACCCCTTTATTATTATCCCCCCACTGCCAGAGAAAAGG GCTGAATTTGTGTGGCACAAGCTTTCAGCCGACAACCTGGACCCAGACTTTGTCGAGCGGCGCAGAGTTGGTCTGGAAAACTTCCTGCTGCGTGTTGCATCACATCATGTTCTCTCCAATGACAaaattttcttcctttttctcacGGAG GAAAAAGGATGGAGGGAGGCGGTTTTGGATACTGGTTTCCAAGATAag GTGGACTCCAGACTCAAGTCAGTGAGTGCTATGCTGAGAGTCAAAAACCCAGACAA GCGATTCACAGCACTCAAACAGTACAGTGACGAGTTGAACACGGTTGTTTCTCAGCTACTCAGGGTTAGAGCG CGTGTTGCAGACAGACTGTATGGTGTTTACAAGGTCCATGGGAACTACGGCAGAGTTTTCAG TGAGTGGAGTGCTATTGAAAGAGAGATGGGAGATGGGCTGCAGAGTGCAGGCCATCACATGGACAC GTATGCTGCTTCAATCGATGACATTCTGGAAGAAGAGGAGCACTATGCGGACCAGCTGAAAGAATATCTCTTTTACACTGATGCAGTCAG GTCAGTCTGTAAGAAACACGAGTTGATGCAGTATGAGCTGGAGATGGCATCTCAGGACCTTGCTTACAAGAAACAGCAGAAGGAGGAGCTGGTGACTGGG acggTACGGGTCTTCTCTCTGAAGGGAATGACCAGTAAATTGTTTGGCTCGGAGACCCAGGAACAGAGGGAGAGCAGGCTATCTGCCATAGAACAGAGCATCGAAGAGGGGGtggaagcagtgatggagaagAACACCGAGTGCCG AGATTTTGTAAGTGCTGCATGGGAGGACATTGAACGCTTCAAGGAGCAGAAAGACAAAGATTTGCGTGAAGCACTAATCAGTTACGCAATAATGCAGATCAGCATGTGTAAGAAG GGAATCCAAGTGTGGTCCAACGCCAAGGATTGTTTCAATAAAATGTGA